In one window of Candidatus Avedoeria danica DNA:
- the groES gene encoding co-chaperone GroES, which produces MNLQPLGDRVIVEPIEQEEVTASGIVLPESAKERPQRGTIMAVGPGRLDEDGTKRIPMDVKVGDVVLYAQYSGTQFKIDDKKYLVLSEKDILARVAS; this is translated from the coding sequence ATGAACTTGCAGCCGCTGGGCGACCGCGTGATCGTCGAGCCGATCGAACAGGAAGAGGTGACCGCCAGCGGCATCGTCCTGCCCGAGAGCGCCAAGGAGCGCCCGCAGCGCGGGACGATCATGGCCGTCGGGCCGGGCCGGCTGGACGAGGACGGGACCAAGCGGATCCCGATGGACGTCAAGGTGGGCGACGTCGTCCTCTACGCCCAGTACTCGGGCACCCAGTTCAAGATCGACGACAAGAAGTACCTCGTGCTGAGCGAGAAGGACATCCTGGCCCGCGTGGCCAGCTAG